From the Lepisosteus oculatus isolate fLepOcu1 chromosome 1, fLepOcu1.hap2, whole genome shotgun sequence genome, one window contains:
- the rarga gene encoding retinoic acid receptor gamma-A isoform X2, with protein sequence MFDCMEALGMAPRQLYDVTNRGACMLRKASPFFGGLDPFAWTGTASVQSVETQSTSSEEMVPSSPSPPPPPRVYKPCFVCQDKSSGYHYGVSSCEGCKGFFRRSIQKNMVYTCHRDKNCQINKVTRNRCQYCRLQKCFEVGMSKEAVRNDRNKKKKDVKEEVVVPESYELSSELEELVSKVSKAHQETFPSLCQLGKYTTNSSADHRVQLDLGLWDKFSELSTKCIIKIVEFAKRLPGFTTLTIADQITLLKAACLDILMLRICTRYTPEQDTMTFSDGLTLNRTQMHNAGFGPLTDLVFAFAGQLLPLEMDDTETGLLSAICLICGDRMDLEEPQKVDRLQEPLLEALKLYARRRRPNKPHMFPRMLMKITDLRGISTKGAERAITLKMEIPGPMPPLIREMLENPEAFEDKQQEDSESTPPVRPPAVVKQEREEEEGAESGTDPPDEDEEEDEGLRGEREEEEEREWDSEGEARGQPSSREAARKNLVGRAQ encoded by the exons CGGTGGAGACCCAGAGTACCAGTTCAGAGGAGATGGTGCCCAGCTCACCCTCgccacccccccctccccgtgTCTACAAGCCCTGCTTTGTGTGCCAGGACAAGTCCTCTGGGTACCATTACGGGGTCAGCTCTTGCGAGGGCTGCAAG GGCTTCTTCAGACGGAGTATCCAGAAGAACATGGTCTACACCTGCCACCGGGACAAGAACTGTCAGATCAACAAGGTCACACGCAACCGCTGCCAGTACTGCCGGCTCCAGAAGTGCTTCGAGGTCGGCATGTCCAAGGAGG CTGTACGGAATGACCGCAACAAGAAGAAGAAGGATGTGAAGGAGGAGGTAGTGGTGCCGGAGAGCTATGAgctgagctcagagctggaggagctggtcagTAAAGTCAGCAAGGCTCATCAGGAGACCTTCCCCTCGCTGTGCCAACTGGGCAAATACACCACT aacTCCAGCGCTGATCACCGGGTGCAGCTAGACCTGGGGCTGTGGGATAAGTTCAGTGAACTGTCTACCAAGTGCATCATCAAGATCGTGGAGTTTGCCAAGAGACTGCCAGGATTCACCACACTCACCATTGCTGACCAGATCACTCTGCTCAAGGCTGCCTGCCTTGACATCTTG ATGCTGCGGATTTGTACTCGCTACACGCCAGAGCAGGACACCATGACCTTCTCAGATGGGCTGACGCTTAATCGCACACAGATGCACAACGCCGGATTCGGGCCACTCACCGACCTGGTGTTTGCTTTCGCTGGCCAGCTGCTGCCCCTGGAGATGGACGACACTGAGACCGGCCTGCTCAGTGCCATCTGCCTCATCTGTGGAG ATCGTATGGACCTGGAGGAGCCCCAGAAGGTGGACCGGCTGCAGGAGCCGTTGCTGGAGGCCCTGAAGCTGTATGCTCGGCGCCGGCGCCCCAACAAACCACACATGTTCCCTCGCATGCTGATGAAGATCACTGACCTTCGTGGGATCAGCACCAAAG GAGCGGAGCGTGCCATCACTCTGAAGATGGAGATCCCGGGACCCATGCCGCCGCTGATCCGGGAGATGCTGGAGAACCCGGAAGCCTTTGAGGACAAACAGCAAGAGGACAGCGAAAGCACTCCTCCCGTCCGCCCCCCTGCTGTGGTCAAGCAGGagcgagaggaggaggagggggccgAGAGTGGAACGGATCCCCCTGACGAGGACGAGGAGGAAGATGAGGGCctcagaggagagagggaggaggaggaggagcgggAGTGGGACAGCGAGGGGGAGGCACGGGGACAGCCGTCCAGCAGAGAGGCCGCCAGGAAGAACCTTGTGGGACGAGCACAGTAA
- the calcoco1a gene encoding calcium-binding and coiled-coil domain-containing protein 1 isoform X3, with amino-acid sequence METTAPPQWRVEFRNVGRSYFPQSRVECHYSMSPLHCWASSDWIGLFKVGWSSTRDYHTFVWALSPEGYSEGTSANGCVHFQACYLPRPGEDSYQFVYVDQRGEVCARSAPFAFCAPKPLDELVTLEERREGEEEEEGEGMLLVIPRAELLQARLEECLRERAELLQAREASQRGREEDREEWDRQRRELSERLGRAREEASRLRETRQGAESAREAAAAERDALLAEVAAGRRRAGELEEAVGALGDRGREREAELDRLKERLRRLTQQQEQAVRQKGEEEEERKALQGKLLSSEEELRRMCSEFQSLRGSLAERETQALTLRDTISTLTLRLNTAQQREVENESLRQELSSLRERLCASERRVEGLGAELEVVGGQRDRGQTELHQARLEAAQLTLQLAETRLAMREGRARWQGEREALQQSAQMDRERIAELSEALQQAEARLQEEKMEREKAEVELARDRDCNRVQRGEASRELQELKSSLRLGQREKEHLLHQQQELLQYVRQLEQRLEAVADAKWRDAASDSNSRPDSPVSESEEDSPEALQPPHPLGAYSLCDPPTFTTEALLLATPPPSPQGGVVISQPAPLSSPRQQDSESLAHSSESEPEDEKESALYGAQSSGDETALLLPEHSCPAEGQRSGSPLWN; translated from the exons ATGGAGACGACAGCCCCGCCCCAGTGGAGGGTGGAGTTTCGGAATGTGGGGAGGAGCTACTTCCCCCAGAGCCGCGTGGAGTGCCACTACAGCATGAGCCCCCTTCACTGCTGGGCCAGCAGTGACTGGATAGGCCTCTTCAAG GTGGGTTGGTCTTCTACACGGGATTATCACACCTTTGTCTGGGCTCTGTCTCCAGAGGGCTACTCCGAGGGCACCTCTGCCAACGGCTGTGTGCATTTCCAAG CCTGCTACCTCCCCAGGCCCGGCGAGGACTCGTACCAGTTCGTCTACGTGGACCAGCGCGGCGAGGTGTGCGCCCGCAGCGCCCCCTTCGCCTTCTGCGCCCCCAAGCCCCTAGACGAGCTGGTCACCctggaagagaggagagagggagaggaggaggaagagggggagGGGATGCTGCTGGTCATCCCGCGGGCTGAGCTGCTACAG GCCCGCCTGGAGGAGTGCCTCCGAGAGAGAGCCGAGCTGCTGCAGGCCCGGGAGGCGTCGCAGAGGGGCCGGGAGGAGGACAGGGAGGAGTGGGACAGGCAGAGGCGGGAGCTGAGCGAGCGACTGGGCCGCGCCAGGGAGGAGGCCTCGCGGCTGAGGGAGACGCGGCAG GGCGCGGAGTCTGCGCGGGAGGCGGCGGCGGCCGAGAGGGACGCCCTGCTGGCCGAGGTGGCGGCGGGCCGGCGGCGCGCGGGCGAGCTGGAGGAGGCCGTCGGCGCCCTCGGAGACAGGGGGCGGGAGCGGGAGGCCGAGCTGGACAG GCTGAAGGAGCGGCTGAGGAGGCTGacgcagcagcaggagcaggcgGTGCGCCagaagggggaggaggaggaggagaggaaggcCCTGCAG GGTAAGCTGCTGTCCTCGGAGGAGGAGCTGCGCCGCATGTGCTCGGAGTTTCAGAGCCTGCGGGGGTCACTGGCCGAGAGGGAGACGCAGGCCCTGACACTGAGAGACACCATCAGCACCCTGACTCTCAGGCTGAACACCGCACAGCAGAGAGAG GTGGAAAACGAGTCCCTGCGCCAGGAGCTGTCCAGCCTGCGGGAGCGTCTGTGTGCCAGCGAGCGCCGTGTGGAAGGACTGGGCGCTGAGCTGGAGGTGGTGGGTGGGCAGAGGGACCGTGGGCAAACCGAGCTGCACCAGGCCCGGCTCGAGGCGGCACAGCTCACACTGCAGCTGGCCGAGACCCGCCTGGCCATGAGGGAGGGCCGGGCTCGTTGGCAGGGGGAGAGGGAGGCCCTGCAGCAAAGCGCTCAG ATGGACAGAGAGAGGATTGCAGAGCTCAGCGAGGCGCTGCAGCAGGCAGAAGCGAGGCTGCAGGAGGAGAAGATGGAGAGGGAGAAGGCAGAGGTGGAGCTGGCAAGAGACAGGGACTGTAACCGG GTGCAGCGGGGAGAGGCAAGCCGGGAGCTGCAGGAGCTGAAATCCAGCCTGAGACTGGGCCAGAGGGAGAAAGAGCATCTGCTGCACCAGCAACAG GAGCTGCTGCAGTATGTGCGCCAGCTGGAGCAGAGGCTGGAGGCTGTTGCCGATGCTAAGTGGAGGGATGCTGCCTCTGACTCCAACA gtcGTCCTGACAGCCCTGTATCGGAGTCAGAGGAGGACAGTCCTGAAGCCCTGCAGCCCCCTCATCCCCTGGGCGCCTACAGCCTCTGTGACCCCCCAACTTTCACAACAGAGGCCCTGCTCCTCGCTACCCCTCCCCCATCTCCACAGGGAGGCGTGGTCATCAGCCAGCCCGCCCCCCTGTCCTCTCCACGGCAACAAGACAGCGAGTCACTGGCCCACAGCTCGGAGTCG GAGCCAGAGGACGAGAAGGAGTCGGCGCTGTACGGAGCCCAGAGCTCGGGGGACGAGACTGCCCTGCTGCTGCCAGAGCACAGCTGCCCCGCTGAGGG tcaGCGCTCTGGCTCCCCCTTGTGGAACTGA
- the calcoco1a gene encoding calcium-binding and coiled-coil domain-containing protein 1 isoform X2, with product METTAPPQWRVEFRNVGRSYFPQSRVECHYSMSPLHCWASSDWIGLFKVGWSSTRDYHTFVWALSPEGYSEGTSANGCVHFQACYLPRPGEDSYQFVYVDQRGEVCARSAPFAFCAPKPLDELVTLEERREGEEEEEGEGMLLVIPRAELLQARLEECLRERAELLQAREASQRGREEDREEWDRQRRELSERLGRAREEASRLRETRQGAESAREAAAAERDALLAEVAAGRRRAGELEEAVGALGDRGREREAELDRLKERLRRLTQQQEQAVRQKGEEEEERKALQGKLLSSEEELRRMCSEFQSLRGSLAERETQALTLRDTISTLTLRLNTAQQREVENESLRQELSSLRERLCASERRVEGLGAELEVVGGQRDRGQTELHQARLEAAQLTLQLAETRLAMREGRARWQGEREALQQSAQMDRERIAELSEALQQAEARLQEEKMEREKAEVQRGEASRELQELKSSLRLGQREKEHLLHQQQASAQPLHTHSGDELLQYVRQLEQRLEAVADAKWRDAASDSNSRPDSPVSESEEDSPEALQPPHPLGAYSLCDPPTFTTEALLLATPPPSPQGGVVISQPAPLSSPRQQDSESLAHSSESEPEDEKESALYGAQSSGDETALLLPEHSCPAEGQRSGSPLWN from the exons ATGGAGACGACAGCCCCGCCCCAGTGGAGGGTGGAGTTTCGGAATGTGGGGAGGAGCTACTTCCCCCAGAGCCGCGTGGAGTGCCACTACAGCATGAGCCCCCTTCACTGCTGGGCCAGCAGTGACTGGATAGGCCTCTTCAAG GTGGGTTGGTCTTCTACACGGGATTATCACACCTTTGTCTGGGCTCTGTCTCCAGAGGGCTACTCCGAGGGCACCTCTGCCAACGGCTGTGTGCATTTCCAAG CCTGCTACCTCCCCAGGCCCGGCGAGGACTCGTACCAGTTCGTCTACGTGGACCAGCGCGGCGAGGTGTGCGCCCGCAGCGCCCCCTTCGCCTTCTGCGCCCCCAAGCCCCTAGACGAGCTGGTCACCctggaagagaggagagagggagaggaggaggaagagggggagGGGATGCTGCTGGTCATCCCGCGGGCTGAGCTGCTACAG GCCCGCCTGGAGGAGTGCCTCCGAGAGAGAGCCGAGCTGCTGCAGGCCCGGGAGGCGTCGCAGAGGGGCCGGGAGGAGGACAGGGAGGAGTGGGACAGGCAGAGGCGGGAGCTGAGCGAGCGACTGGGCCGCGCCAGGGAGGAGGCCTCGCGGCTGAGGGAGACGCGGCAG GGCGCGGAGTCTGCGCGGGAGGCGGCGGCGGCCGAGAGGGACGCCCTGCTGGCCGAGGTGGCGGCGGGCCGGCGGCGCGCGGGCGAGCTGGAGGAGGCCGTCGGCGCCCTCGGAGACAGGGGGCGGGAGCGGGAGGCCGAGCTGGACAG GCTGAAGGAGCGGCTGAGGAGGCTGacgcagcagcaggagcaggcgGTGCGCCagaagggggaggaggaggaggagaggaaggcCCTGCAG GGTAAGCTGCTGTCCTCGGAGGAGGAGCTGCGCCGCATGTGCTCGGAGTTTCAGAGCCTGCGGGGGTCACTGGCCGAGAGGGAGACGCAGGCCCTGACACTGAGAGACACCATCAGCACCCTGACTCTCAGGCTGAACACCGCACAGCAGAGAGAG GTGGAAAACGAGTCCCTGCGCCAGGAGCTGTCCAGCCTGCGGGAGCGTCTGTGTGCCAGCGAGCGCCGTGTGGAAGGACTGGGCGCTGAGCTGGAGGTGGTGGGTGGGCAGAGGGACCGTGGGCAAACCGAGCTGCACCAGGCCCGGCTCGAGGCGGCACAGCTCACACTGCAGCTGGCCGAGACCCGCCTGGCCATGAGGGAGGGCCGGGCTCGTTGGCAGGGGGAGAGGGAGGCCCTGCAGCAAAGCGCTCAG ATGGACAGAGAGAGGATTGCAGAGCTCAGCGAGGCGCTGCAGCAGGCAGAAGCGAGGCTGCAGGAGGAGAAGATGGAGAGGGAGAAGGCAGAG GTGCAGCGGGGAGAGGCAAGCCGGGAGCTGCAGGAGCTGAAATCCAGCCTGAGACTGGGCCAGAGGGAGAAAGAGCATCTGCTGCACCAGCAACAGGCCAGTGCACAGCCTCTGCACACCCATTCAGGAGAT GAGCTGCTGCAGTATGTGCGCCAGCTGGAGCAGAGGCTGGAGGCTGTTGCCGATGCTAAGTGGAGGGATGCTGCCTCTGACTCCAACA gtcGTCCTGACAGCCCTGTATCGGAGTCAGAGGAGGACAGTCCTGAAGCCCTGCAGCCCCCTCATCCCCTGGGCGCCTACAGCCTCTGTGACCCCCCAACTTTCACAACAGAGGCCCTGCTCCTCGCTACCCCTCCCCCATCTCCACAGGGAGGCGTGGTCATCAGCCAGCCCGCCCCCCTGTCCTCTCCACGGCAACAAGACAGCGAGTCACTGGCCCACAGCTCGGAGTCG GAGCCAGAGGACGAGAAGGAGTCGGCGCTGTACGGAGCCCAGAGCTCGGGGGACGAGACTGCCCTGCTGCTGCCAGAGCACAGCTGCCCCGCTGAGGG tcaGCGCTCTGGCTCCCCCTTGTGGAACTGA
- the calcoco1a gene encoding calcium-binding and coiled-coil domain-containing protein 1 isoform X1, with product METTAPPQWRVEFRNVGRSYFPQSRVECHYSMSPLHCWASSDWIGLFKVGWSSTRDYHTFVWALSPEGYSEGTSANGCVHFQACYLPRPGEDSYQFVYVDQRGEVCARSAPFAFCAPKPLDELVTLEERREGEEEEEGEGMLLVIPRAELLQARLEECLRERAELLQAREASQRGREEDREEWDRQRRELSERLGRAREEASRLRETRQGAESAREAAAAERDALLAEVAAGRRRAGELEEAVGALGDRGREREAELDRLKERLRRLTQQQEQAVRQKGEEEEERKALQGKLLSSEEELRRMCSEFQSLRGSLAERETQALTLRDTISTLTLRLNTAQQREVENESLRQELSSLRERLCASERRVEGLGAELEVVGGQRDRGQTELHQARLEAAQLTLQLAETRLAMREGRARWQGEREALQQSAQMDRERIAELSEALQQAEARLQEEKMEREKAEVELARDRDCNRVQRGEASRELQELKSSLRLGQREKEHLLHQQQASAQPLHTHSGDELLQYVRQLEQRLEAVADAKWRDAASDSNSRPDSPVSESEEDSPEALQPPHPLGAYSLCDPPTFTTEALLLATPPPSPQGGVVISQPAPLSSPRQQDSESLAHSSESEPEDEKESALYGAQSSGDETALLLPEHSCPAEGQRSGSPLWN from the exons ATGGAGACGACAGCCCCGCCCCAGTGGAGGGTGGAGTTTCGGAATGTGGGGAGGAGCTACTTCCCCCAGAGCCGCGTGGAGTGCCACTACAGCATGAGCCCCCTTCACTGCTGGGCCAGCAGTGACTGGATAGGCCTCTTCAAG GTGGGTTGGTCTTCTACACGGGATTATCACACCTTTGTCTGGGCTCTGTCTCCAGAGGGCTACTCCGAGGGCACCTCTGCCAACGGCTGTGTGCATTTCCAAG CCTGCTACCTCCCCAGGCCCGGCGAGGACTCGTACCAGTTCGTCTACGTGGACCAGCGCGGCGAGGTGTGCGCCCGCAGCGCCCCCTTCGCCTTCTGCGCCCCCAAGCCCCTAGACGAGCTGGTCACCctggaagagaggagagagggagaggaggaggaagagggggagGGGATGCTGCTGGTCATCCCGCGGGCTGAGCTGCTACAG GCCCGCCTGGAGGAGTGCCTCCGAGAGAGAGCCGAGCTGCTGCAGGCCCGGGAGGCGTCGCAGAGGGGCCGGGAGGAGGACAGGGAGGAGTGGGACAGGCAGAGGCGGGAGCTGAGCGAGCGACTGGGCCGCGCCAGGGAGGAGGCCTCGCGGCTGAGGGAGACGCGGCAG GGCGCGGAGTCTGCGCGGGAGGCGGCGGCGGCCGAGAGGGACGCCCTGCTGGCCGAGGTGGCGGCGGGCCGGCGGCGCGCGGGCGAGCTGGAGGAGGCCGTCGGCGCCCTCGGAGACAGGGGGCGGGAGCGGGAGGCCGAGCTGGACAG GCTGAAGGAGCGGCTGAGGAGGCTGacgcagcagcaggagcaggcgGTGCGCCagaagggggaggaggaggaggagaggaaggcCCTGCAG GGTAAGCTGCTGTCCTCGGAGGAGGAGCTGCGCCGCATGTGCTCGGAGTTTCAGAGCCTGCGGGGGTCACTGGCCGAGAGGGAGACGCAGGCCCTGACACTGAGAGACACCATCAGCACCCTGACTCTCAGGCTGAACACCGCACAGCAGAGAGAG GTGGAAAACGAGTCCCTGCGCCAGGAGCTGTCCAGCCTGCGGGAGCGTCTGTGTGCCAGCGAGCGCCGTGTGGAAGGACTGGGCGCTGAGCTGGAGGTGGTGGGTGGGCAGAGGGACCGTGGGCAAACCGAGCTGCACCAGGCCCGGCTCGAGGCGGCACAGCTCACACTGCAGCTGGCCGAGACCCGCCTGGCCATGAGGGAGGGCCGGGCTCGTTGGCAGGGGGAGAGGGAGGCCCTGCAGCAAAGCGCTCAG ATGGACAGAGAGAGGATTGCAGAGCTCAGCGAGGCGCTGCAGCAGGCAGAAGCGAGGCTGCAGGAGGAGAAGATGGAGAGGGAGAAGGCAGAGGTGGAGCTGGCAAGAGACAGGGACTGTAACCGG GTGCAGCGGGGAGAGGCAAGCCGGGAGCTGCAGGAGCTGAAATCCAGCCTGAGACTGGGCCAGAGGGAGAAAGAGCATCTGCTGCACCAGCAACAGGCCAGTGCACAGCCTCTGCACACCCATTCAGGAGAT GAGCTGCTGCAGTATGTGCGCCAGCTGGAGCAGAGGCTGGAGGCTGTTGCCGATGCTAAGTGGAGGGATGCTGCCTCTGACTCCAACA gtcGTCCTGACAGCCCTGTATCGGAGTCAGAGGAGGACAGTCCTGAAGCCCTGCAGCCCCCTCATCCCCTGGGCGCCTACAGCCTCTGTGACCCCCCAACTTTCACAACAGAGGCCCTGCTCCTCGCTACCCCTCCCCCATCTCCACAGGGAGGCGTGGTCATCAGCCAGCCCGCCCCCCTGTCCTCTCCACGGCAACAAGACAGCGAGTCACTGGCCCACAGCTCGGAGTCG GAGCCAGAGGACGAGAAGGAGTCGGCGCTGTACGGAGCCCAGAGCTCGGGGGACGAGACTGCCCTGCTGCTGCCAGAGCACAGCTGCCCCGCTGAGGG tcaGCGCTCTGGCTCCCCCTTGTGGAACTGA